A single genomic interval of Prunus dulcis chromosome 5, ALMONDv2, whole genome shotgun sequence harbors:
- the LOC117627854 gene encoding pentatricopeptide repeat-containing protein At4g18975, chloroplastic, with protein sequence MPRARIKLGLISYSTLSRVLCPWLSPAILSLNCSSAVGGQVGRLTQLGVIRAQILNSTYSTAVQAQISNQRTAKAMVSLEDQHNHQSNSYYPEKNAGGEKRGQIGWNVSRKDKVNFLVRTLLDLNNSKEAVYGTLDGWVAWEQEFPIGKIRMALTSLEKEQQWHRIVQVIKWMLSKGQGNTMGTYGQLIRALDMDQRPEEAHKFWDKKIGIDLHSVPWQLCKSMIGIYYRNNMLESLVKLFEGLEAFDRKPPVKSIVQRVADAYEMLGRIEEKERVLQKYNHLFTENASLKKSREASAKKKKKLG encoded by the exons ATGCCAAGAGCAAGAATCAAACTTGGGCTCATCAGTTATAGCACTCTCTCTCGTGTGCTTTGTCCATGGCTTTCTCCAGCGATACTCTCCCTCAATTGCTCGTCTGCTGTCGGCGGCCAG GTTGGCCGATTAACTCAGCTTGGGGTTATCAGGGCCCAAATTCTGAATTCTACTTACAGTACAGCGGTGCAAGCTCAAATATCTAACCAAAGAACTGCTAAAGCTATGGTTTCATTGGAG GATCAACACAACCACCAAAGTAACAGTTACTATCCAGAGAAAAATGCTGGAGGCGAGAAAAGGGGCCAAATTGGATGGAATGTTTCTAGAAAGGATAAAGTTAACTTTCTTGTAAGAACT CTTCTTGATCTCAATAACAGTAAGGAGGCTGTTTATGGTACTCTTGATGGatgggttgcttgggagcaaGAGTTTCCCATTGGAAAAATTAGGATGGCATTGACTTCTCTTGAGAAGGAACAGCAGTGGCATAGAATTGTTCAG GTAATTAAATGGATGCTAAGCAAGGGACAGGGAAACACAATGGGAACATATGGGCAACTAATACGAGCTTTAGATATGGACCAAAGACCAGAAGAAGCACACAAGTTTTGGGACAAGAAGATTGGCATTGATCTGCATTCAGTTCCGTGGCAGTTATGCAAAAGTATGATAGGTATATACTACCGAAACAACATGTTGGAGAGTCTCGTAAAG CTTTTTGAGGGCTTGGAAGCTTTTGATCGCAAACCTCCCGTGAAATCAATAGTCCAGAGAGTGGCAGATGCATATGAGATGTTAGGcaggattgaagaaaaagagagggtGTTGCAGAAGTACAACCATCTTTTCACAGAAAATGCATCACTCAAGAAATCTAGAGAGGCCTCGgctaagaaaaagaagaaacttgGTTAG